From a region of the Sporosarcina ureilytica genome:
- the cotE gene encoding outer spore coat protein CotE, with protein MTKAVVAKGKKRTESKETLCPPNKPTSILGCWVINHTHQARKSGKYVEVSGKFDVNVWYSHSNHSKTSVFTETISYKDRIRLHYRDEPTSRHEEVLVNVIQHPNCTEAIISKCGEKFVICVERELIAEVIGETKICVTVHPHTFEEEWPIRDESSSHHHGQHHDHKDKHQDHGKGHGHGHKDDHHHGHGRKD; from the coding sequence GTGACGAAGGCCGTTGTTGCGAAGGGTAAGAAACGGACCGAGTCGAAAGAAACATTATGCCCGCCAAACAAACCGACAAGTATTCTTGGTTGTTGGGTCATTAACCACACCCACCAAGCAAGAAAGTCCGGGAAATACGTGGAAGTGTCTGGAAAATTTGATGTGAACGTCTGGTATTCTCACAGTAATCATTCCAAAACATCGGTTTTTACGGAAACAATTTCGTATAAAGACCGAATTCGATTACATTACCGGGATGAGCCGACGTCAAGACATGAAGAAGTGCTCGTAAATGTCATTCAGCATCCGAATTGTACAGAGGCAATTATCTCGAAATGCGGTGAGAAATTTGTTATTTGTGTAGAGCGAGAACTAATCGCAGAAGTCATCGGTGAAACGAAAATCTGCGTGACCGTTCATCCGCACACATTTGAAGAGGAATGGCCGATTCGAGATGAATCATCAAGTCATCATCACGGGCAGCATCACGACCATAAAGATAAACATCAGGATCATGGTAAAGGGCACGGCCATGGACATAAAGATGACCATCATCACGGGCATGGTCGAAAAGATTAA
- the mutL gene encoding DNA mismatch repair endonuclease MutL: MNIIKVMDDTLSNKIAAGEVVERPASIVKELVENAIDADSTVIEIALEEAGLLKIRVTDNGKGMSEQDAVRAFERHATSKISNEHDLFRIRTLGFRGEALASIASVSKIDLWTSDGESTGTEVHIDGGQLVKHEKAAFRKGTDMTVSQLFFNTPARLKYMKTIQTELGHTIGLVNRLALSHPNIAFKLTHHSQTLLQTTGSGDQLRVISDIYGMAVARKMVPFKGENADYAIHGFVTLPEMTRASRNYMTTIVNGRWIQSHAINRVILDAFHTFLPIGRFPIAVINIDGDPFLTDVNVHPSKQQIRMSKESELLTLIQETIQQAVRGKVTIPGAVKKESPKQNSEQTSLWANEKQEQQKNSEPVSTSTIERKAYQSPGVPTIPSSTTTTPPPKHETIYNKTEKVEHADDEWVVQESEEPVVSENNPYEEPVISSTKQFPMLFPVGQVHGTYIIAQNEDGFYMIDQHAAQERIKYEFFRDKLKQAENEERQLLLLPLQFHYSTDEKVKIEENKQVLEDVGIFLEEFGPTSYIVREFPTWFPTGEETAIIEEIIEQVLHTRKVDIGKLREEAAIMMSCKRSIKANHHLTVRDMEILLNDLGEAENPFTCPHGRPVLIHFTTYEIEKMFKRVM, from the coding sequence TTGAATATTATTAAAGTAATGGACGACACATTGTCCAATAAAATTGCGGCGGGTGAAGTCGTTGAGCGCCCCGCCTCAATTGTGAAAGAACTTGTAGAAAATGCGATAGACGCGGATAGTACAGTGATTGAAATTGCGCTAGAAGAAGCCGGGCTTCTAAAAATTCGTGTGACCGATAATGGAAAAGGGATGTCTGAGCAAGATGCTGTTCGAGCATTTGAACGTCATGCAACGAGTAAAATTTCAAACGAGCATGATTTATTTCGCATCAGAACGCTGGGATTCCGTGGAGAAGCGCTTGCGAGTATCGCGTCTGTATCAAAAATTGATTTGTGGACATCTGACGGTGAAAGTACTGGAACAGAAGTACATATAGACGGCGGACAACTCGTTAAGCATGAAAAAGCGGCTTTTCGAAAAGGGACTGACATGACGGTTTCACAATTGTTTTTCAACACACCTGCACGGTTAAAATATATGAAAACAATCCAAACAGAGTTGGGCCATACAATTGGTCTTGTAAACCGCTTGGCTTTAAGTCACCCGAATATTGCTTTTAAATTAACCCATCATAGCCAAACGTTATTGCAAACAACTGGAAGCGGCGATCAGCTACGCGTTATTTCTGATATTTACGGAATGGCAGTTGCGCGAAAGATGGTTCCATTTAAAGGGGAAAATGCAGACTATGCAATCCACGGATTTGTGACATTACCAGAAATGACGCGTGCGTCAAGAAATTATATGACAACAATTGTTAACGGAAGATGGATACAAAGTCATGCCATTAATCGAGTGATTCTAGATGCCTTCCACACATTTTTACCAATCGGCAGATTTCCGATTGCCGTGATCAATATCGATGGCGATCCGTTCCTAACTGACGTGAACGTTCATCCGTCTAAGCAGCAAATTAGGATGAGTAAAGAAAGTGAATTACTAACGTTAATTCAAGAAACAATTCAACAGGCAGTTCGAGGGAAAGTCACAATTCCAGGGGCCGTTAAAAAAGAATCACCTAAACAAAACTCCGAACAGACAAGTTTATGGGCGAATGAAAAACAAGAGCAACAAAAGAATTCGGAACCTGTGTCAACTAGTACAATAGAGCGCAAAGCCTATCAATCACCTGGTGTACCTACTATTCCATCTTCTACAACTACAACGCCTCCGCCAAAGCATGAGACGATTTATAACAAGACAGAAAAAGTCGAACATGCCGATGATGAATGGGTTGTGCAGGAGTCTGAGGAACCAGTTGTCTCTGAAAACAATCCATATGAAGAACCCGTTATTTCATCTACTAAACAGTTTCCGATGCTATTTCCGGTCGGTCAAGTCCATGGCACATATATTATTGCCCAAAACGAAGATGGGTTTTATATGATTGATCAACATGCAGCACAAGAACGTATTAAATATGAGTTTTTCAGAGATAAATTAAAACAGGCTGAAAATGAAGAACGTCAACTTTTATTGCTACCTTTACAATTCCATTATTCAACGGATGAAAAAGTGAAAATTGAAGAAAACAAACAAGTACTAGAAGACGTGGGGATTTTCTTGGAAGAATTTGGACCCACATCTTATATTGTTCGTGAATTCCCAACATGGTTTCCTACAGGAGAGGAAACAGCAATCATTGAAGAAATCATCGAACAAGTTTTGCACACACGAAAAGTGGATATTGGTAAATTAAGAGAAGAAGCAGCGATTATGATGAGCTGTAAACGCTCCATTAAAGCAAACCATCATTTAACAGTACGAGACATGGAAATCTTATTAAATGATTTAGGAGAAGCAGAAAATCCTTTCACTTGTCCACACGGTAGGCCTGTCTTGATTCATTTTACGACGTATGAAATTGAAAAAATGTTTAAGAGAGTTATGTAA
- a CDS encoding alpha/beta hydrolase — MKEWSLEMSDGVVVYAYSRQPEGTPIGHIHILHGMEEHSGRYETVADFFIEQGYIVTGHDHRGHGRTAEMNGKRGHIADENGFNRMVEDSYEVISFMKAEYPTRKFILLGHSMGSFIARRFIQLYGYLVDLVVLSATGDDGGVARYAGQAIGHVMGRKIGYAQPNKLLDALVFGSFNRGIKQPSTKFDWLSKNNTLVFTYISDEYCGFVPTTQFFLDLFSGLGLIHETKEIARTPKRLPILLFGGTEDPVGNNGKALWKVAKQYDKAKIEDVTVLLFEGGRHELLGDSTRKEVIQAVLEWIEKR, encoded by the coding sequence ATGAAAGAATGGTCACTTGAAATGTCGGATGGCGTAGTGGTATATGCCTATAGCCGGCAACCAGAAGGAACACCTATCGGCCATATCCATATCCTTCACGGAATGGAGGAGCATAGTGGGCGTTATGAGACGGTAGCTGATTTTTTTATAGAACAAGGTTATATCGTAACTGGGCATGACCACCGAGGACATGGAAGAACAGCTGAAATGAACGGAAAACGAGGCCATATTGCTGATGAAAACGGCTTTAATCGGATGGTCGAAGATTCTTATGAAGTAATCAGCTTTATGAAAGCGGAATACCCGACAAGAAAATTTATACTATTAGGACATAGTATGGGTTCATTTATTGCAAGACGTTTTATTCAATTATATGGATACCTTGTCGATTTAGTTGTCCTTTCCGCTACTGGCGATGATGGTGGAGTGGCTCGGTATGCGGGCCAAGCAATTGGTCATGTAATGGGAAGAAAAATCGGTTATGCACAACCGAATAAATTACTAGACGCGCTCGTGTTTGGCAGTTTCAACCGTGGGATTAAACAACCGTCAACTAAATTTGATTGGTTATCAAAAAATAATACGCTTGTATTTACTTATATAAGTGATGAGTATTGTGGATTCGTACCGACGACGCAATTTTTTCTCGATTTATTTTCAGGACTAGGACTTATCCATGAGACAAAGGAAATTGCGCGCACACCAAAAAGGTTACCTATTTTATTATTTGGTGGTACAGAAGATCCAGTGGGCAATAACGGAAAAGCATTATGGAAAGTTGCAAAGCAATATGATAAAGCAAAAATTGAAGATGTCACTGTATTATTATTCGAGGGCGGAAGACATGAACTCCTAGGCGACTCAACTCGAAAAGAAGTCATACAGGCAGTGTTGGAGTGGATAGAAAAAAGATGA
- a CDS encoding aminotransferase class I/II-fold pyridoxal phosphate-dependent enzyme, with protein MYLNEELNLTNKVEEIEEKLTPYFKQIEKIAYANQKKVLAAFRNNRVSDFHLSGSTGYGYDDEGRDVLERVYAETFGAASCLVRNQIISGTHAISISLFGVLRPGDELLYITGKPYDTLDSIVSGNGKDTGSLADYGITYKHIDLLEDGSVDFEEVEKNIHSQTKVIGIQRSKGYSDRPSFMVHEIKEMVEKVKAIAPDVIVFVDNCYGEFVEELEPTEVGVDLMAGSLIKNPGGGLVRTGGYIAGREELVELCANRMTSPGLGAEAGASLDTLLEMYQGFFLAPHIVSQAVKGAIFTAALLDSYGLVTTPHYATERTDLIQSVSFANAEQMIAFCQTIQENSPVNAHFAPVPSSMPGYTDDVIMAAGTFIQGSSIELTADGPIRPPYTAYVQGGLTYEHVKAAVLSSTEKLIKDGLIKKG; from the coding sequence ATGTATCTAAATGAAGAATTAAATTTAACAAATAAAGTAGAGGAGATTGAGGAAAAACTCACGCCCTATTTCAAACAGATTGAAAAAATTGCATATGCGAATCAAAAAAAGGTGCTTGCAGCATTTCGAAATAACCGTGTCAGTGATTTCCATTTATCTGGGTCAACAGGATATGGTTATGATGATGAAGGACGCGACGTATTAGAACGTGTGTATGCGGAAACTTTCGGCGCGGCAAGTTGTCTCGTACGTAACCAAATCATCTCAGGAACGCATGCCATTTCCATAAGTTTATTCGGTGTATTGCGTCCGGGCGATGAATTATTATATATTACGGGAAAACCTTACGATACGCTTGATTCTATTGTGAGCGGCAATGGTAAAGATACTGGGTCACTTGCTGACTACGGCATTACATACAAACATATTGATCTTTTAGAAGACGGTTCTGTTGATTTTGAAGAGGTAGAAAAAAACATTCATAGCCAAACGAAAGTGATTGGCATTCAACGTTCAAAAGGATATTCTGATAGACCATCCTTCATGGTCCATGAAATTAAGGAAATGGTCGAGAAAGTAAAAGCAATCGCGCCTGACGTCATTGTATTCGTCGACAATTGCTATGGAGAATTTGTTGAAGAATTAGAACCTACCGAAGTAGGCGTAGATTTAATGGCGGGTTCTTTAATTAAAAATCCGGGCGGGGGACTCGTTAGAACAGGCGGATATATTGCAGGGAGAGAAGAACTTGTTGAGCTATGTGCAAATCGAATGACGTCTCCAGGATTAGGGGCAGAGGCGGGTGCTTCTTTAGATACATTGCTTGAAATGTATCAAGGCTTTTTCCTAGCACCGCATATTGTCAGTCAAGCTGTCAAAGGCGCAATTTTCACGGCTGCGCTATTAGATAGCTATGGACTTGTCACAACTCCGCATTACGCGACGGAGCGAACAGATTTGATTCAATCGGTGTCCTTTGCGAATGCTGAGCAAATGATTGCTTTTTGCCAGACGATTCAAGAAAACTCACCGGTTAATGCTCATTTTGCACCGGTTCCATCGTCCATGCCGGGCTATACAGATGATGTCATTATGGCAGCAGGAACATTCATCCAAGGTTCAAGCATTGAACTAACAGCAGACGGCCCAATTAGACCGCCCTATACAGCATACGTACAAGGCGGCCTAACGTACGAACATGTAAAAGCGGCAGTTCTTTCTTCAACGGAAAAACTAATTAAAGACGGATTGATTAAAAAGGGCTGA
- a CDS encoding RicAFT regulatory complex protein RicA family protein: protein MEKKYTKEEIIEKAYEIAHMIANTEQVDFFKRAEAQINENQKVRESISSLKSLQKQAVNFQQYGKERALNIIEGKISNIEEEIDAIPIVQEFKQSQGEVNELLQLVSTTIANGVTNEVIKSTDGDLLRGETGSYVKNTTYNHLQ, encoded by the coding sequence ATGGAAAAGAAATATACAAAAGAGGAAATCATTGAGAAAGCGTATGAAATTGCACATATGATTGCAAATACGGAACAAGTCGATTTCTTTAAACGTGCTGAAGCACAAATTAATGAAAATCAAAAAGTACGTGAAAGCATTTCAAGTTTAAAATCTTTGCAAAAGCAAGCCGTTAATTTCCAACAGTATGGAAAAGAACGTGCGCTAAATATCATCGAAGGTAAAATCTCCAACATTGAAGAGGAAATTGATGCGATTCCGATTGTTCAAGAATTCAAGCAATCTCAAGGCGAAGTCAATGAACTTTTACAATTGGTATCTACAACAATTGCCAATGGTGTCACGAACGAAGTGATTAAATCAACTGACGGTGATTTGCTCCGAGGCGAAACCGGATCATATGTAAAAAACACAACTTATAACCATCTTCAATAA
- the mutS gene encoding DNA mismatch repair protein MutS, which produces MTTAYTPMIQQYLNIKANHKDSFLFFRLGDFYELFFDDAIAASQILEITLTSRDAREGDRIPMCGVPYHSAAGYIETLVQKGFKVAICEQTEDPRATKGIVRREVMRIVTPGTITEGKSIDTNTNHFIGAANIVDDTYYGLAYLDLSTGEGKVQYVEGDERTLISEIEALGMKEIVVDESLHIALSDSMANRNIALSVEHNEETVELSENIPENVVEACSRLISYVKRTQKTSLDHVRPFEFIQKNAKLSIDANSMRNLELVQSIRTGTKEGTLYWLLDETVTAMGARKLKMWIHQPLADRKEIEGRLDIVTELLEEFFLSDDLKTSLKEVYDLERLAGRISMGSVNGRDLAQLRNSLRRVPEIKKSLESSGKPLLERFATRINLCEDATALLEKSIAENPPMTVKEGGVIKDGFDKKLDEYRDASKNGKQWLAELEQVEREKTGIKNLKIGYNRVFGYFIEITKSNIHLADLERYERKQTLANAERYITSELKEKEDLILNAEAEGLELEYDLFSQVRDQLKPYIPEVQQLASVLSELDVLLSFAEVAEKRNYVKPVFHDSKALEIKNGRHPVVEKMMDHSLYVPNSCILAEDANMLLITGPNMSGKSTYMRQVALTVVMAQIGCYVPCDSATLPVTDQIFTRIGAADDLASGQSTFMMEMMESQHAIVNATENSLLLFDEIGRGTSTYDGMSLAQAMMEYIHNEIGANTLFSTHYHELTTLDEQLSRLENVHVAAMEQDGKVVFLHKVMKGAADKSYGIYVADLAGLPASLLNRAKELLETFESVDATAIQTAEPEQLALFEEVVEEKQTITDEEQAILEDINSKDVINMTPLQAMQYIVEVQEKLRTERR; this is translated from the coding sequence ATGACAACAGCATATACACCAATGATTCAACAATATTTAAATATAAAAGCAAATCATAAGGACTCTTTTTTATTTTTTAGACTGGGCGACTTTTACGAATTATTTTTTGATGATGCGATTGCGGCATCTCAAATCTTAGAAATCACATTAACGAGCCGGGATGCTAGAGAAGGTGACAGAATCCCAATGTGCGGCGTGCCTTATCATTCTGCTGCCGGATATATTGAAACCCTAGTCCAAAAAGGTTTCAAAGTAGCCATTTGTGAACAAACGGAAGATCCTCGCGCTACGAAAGGGATTGTCAGAAGAGAAGTGATGCGTATTGTCACACCGGGAACAATCACGGAAGGAAAAAGTATCGATACAAATACGAACCATTTTATTGGTGCGGCAAATATTGTAGATGATACCTACTATGGACTTGCCTATCTTGATTTGTCGACTGGAGAGGGAAAAGTTCAATATGTTGAAGGTGATGAGCGTACGTTAATTTCTGAAATTGAAGCGCTCGGTATGAAAGAAATTGTCGTCGATGAAAGTCTTCATATTGCACTTAGCGACAGTATGGCAAACCGGAATATTGCACTGTCCGTTGAACATAATGAAGAAACAGTAGAGCTCTCAGAAAATATCCCTGAGAATGTAGTAGAGGCGTGCAGCCGATTAATTTCTTATGTGAAGCGAACGCAAAAAACATCACTTGATCATGTAAGGCCGTTTGAATTCATCCAAAAAAATGCCAAACTATCAATTGATGCAAACTCCATGCGAAACTTAGAGCTTGTGCAATCTATTCGAACAGGCACTAAAGAAGGAACGCTTTATTGGCTATTAGACGAGACGGTGACTGCGATGGGCGCAAGAAAATTAAAAATGTGGATTCACCAGCCTTTAGCAGACCGAAAAGAAATTGAAGGACGTCTGGATATCGTCACGGAATTGCTTGAAGAATTCTTTTTAAGTGACGACTTAAAAACGTCTTTAAAAGAAGTATATGATTTAGAACGACTAGCGGGACGCATTTCGATGGGCTCTGTAAATGGTCGAGATTTAGCGCAACTACGTAATTCACTAAGAAGAGTCCCAGAAATTAAAAAGTCATTAGAAAGTTCTGGAAAACCTCTTCTTGAACGGTTTGCGACAAGAATTAACCTTTGTGAGGATGCAACAGCATTACTGGAAAAATCAATTGCAGAAAATCCGCCGATGACAGTAAAAGAAGGCGGCGTGATTAAAGACGGTTTTGATAAAAAGTTGGATGAATATCGAGACGCTTCAAAAAACGGAAAACAATGGTTAGCAGAACTGGAGCAAGTTGAGCGTGAGAAAACGGGCATTAAAAACTTGAAAATCGGGTATAATCGAGTATTCGGGTATTTTATTGAAATAACAAAATCTAATATTCATTTAGCAGATCTCGAACGTTATGAACGTAAACAAACGCTTGCGAATGCGGAGCGTTATATTACTTCGGAATTGAAAGAGAAGGAAGATTTGATTTTAAATGCAGAAGCGGAAGGACTTGAACTTGAGTATGATTTATTTAGTCAGGTTCGCGACCAACTAAAACCATATATTCCGGAAGTTCAACAACTTGCCTCTGTATTAAGTGAATTAGACGTACTGCTTTCATTTGCCGAAGTTGCTGAAAAAAGGAATTATGTGAAACCAGTATTCCACGATAGTAAAGCATTAGAAATTAAGAATGGACGACACCCAGTAGTAGAAAAAATGATGGACCATTCTTTATATGTCCCGAACAGTTGTATATTGGCTGAAGATGCGAATATGCTATTGATTACCGGACCGAATATGTCGGGTAAAAGTACGTATATGAGGCAAGTGGCTTTAACGGTTGTCATGGCACAAATTGGCTGTTATGTACCTTGCGACAGTGCTACGTTACCTGTCACAGACCAAATTTTCACGAGAATCGGTGCTGCAGATGACTTAGCTTCTGGTCAAAGTACTTTTATGATGGAAATGATGGAATCCCAACATGCAATTGTCAATGCGACGGAAAATAGTTTGCTGTTATTTGATGAAATCGGTAGGGGGACATCTACGTATGATGGCATGTCACTTGCACAAGCGATGATGGAATATATTCATAATGAAATTGGTGCGAATACATTATTTTCTACGCATTACCATGAATTAACGACACTCGATGAACAACTTTCTCGTCTGGAAAATGTGCATGTCGCGGCGATGGAGCAAGACGGAAAAGTTGTCTTTCTTCATAAAGTAATGAAGGGTGCCGCAGATAAGAGTTATGGAATATACGTAGCAGACTTAGCAGGATTACCGGCCTCACTGTTAAACCGGGCCAAAGAATTATTGGAGACATTTGAAAGTGTTGACGCAACAGCAATTCAAACTGCAGAGCCTGAACAACTAGCCTTATTTGAAGAAGTTGTTGAAGAAAAACAGACGATAACTGATGAAGAGCAAGCAATTCTTGAAGATATAAATTCGAAAGATGTAATCAATATGACGCCTCTACAGGCAATGCAATATATTGTGGAGGTACAGGAAAAGCTTCGAACCGAGAGAAGGTGA
- the hfq gene encoding RNA chaperone Hfq codes for MKQGNMQDVFLNTLRKNNIFVTVFLMNGFQLKGLIKSYDNYTVLLETEGKQQLIYKHAISTYVPTKTITMDLEE; via the coding sequence ATGAAACAAGGGAATATGCAAGATGTCTTTTTAAACACATTACGCAAAAATAATATTTTTGTGACAGTATTTTTGATGAATGGTTTTCAGTTAAAAGGTTTGATAAAATCTTATGACAATTACACTGTATTATTAGAAACGGAAGGCAAACAGCAACTCATTTATAAGCATGCCATATCGACTTATGTACCGACAAAAACCATTACGATGGATTTAGAAGAATAA
- the miaA gene encoding tRNA (adenosine(37)-N6)-dimethylallyltransferase MiaA, producing the protein MKNKLDVLAIVGPTASGKTALSVELAKLLDGEIINGDSTQVYKGFDIGTAKITQDEMDGVPHHLFDTKEPTESFSVAEYQTEVRSWIKDIQARGKLPIIVGGTGLYIQSVLYDFRFTEEASNPEVRNRLENVLEEKGPDYLYEKLVRIDPVGAEKIHPNNHRRIIRALEIIEVTGRTKNEHEQNAGNQALFNHLIIGLDMNREVLYDRINMRSEMMMEQGFLDEVNNLLQKGIQDTQSMRAIGYRELQGYLEGKMSYEEAVEAIKKSTRNYAKRQMTYFRNKLDIIWFDAERGTKEILKEISIILKDFQVLQRNR; encoded by the coding sequence ATGAAAAATAAATTGGATGTACTCGCAATTGTAGGACCGACTGCCTCAGGTAAAACTGCGCTAAGTGTTGAATTAGCTAAACTGCTTGACGGGGAAATTATTAACGGGGATTCAACACAAGTGTATAAAGGGTTTGATATTGGGACCGCAAAAATTACGCAAGACGAAATGGACGGCGTGCCGCATCACTTGTTTGATACGAAAGAACCGACAGAAAGTTTTTCGGTAGCAGAATACCAAACAGAAGTAAGAAGCTGGATTAAAGACATTCAAGCCCGGGGAAAGTTGCCAATTATTGTTGGAGGAACAGGGTTATACATTCAATCCGTCCTCTATGATTTTCGATTTACAGAAGAAGCATCCAATCCTGAAGTTCGAAATCGATTAGAAAACGTGTTAGAAGAAAAAGGGCCAGACTATTTATATGAAAAATTGGTTAGAATAGACCCGGTCGGTGCAGAGAAAATTCATCCGAATAATCATCGACGCATCATTCGAGCGCTTGAAATTATCGAAGTCACTGGAAGAACGAAAAATGAACATGAACAAAATGCTGGCAACCAAGCGCTCTTTAATCATTTAATCATTGGCTTAGACATGAATCGTGAAGTTCTTTACGACCGAATTAATATGCGTTCAGAAATGATGATGGAACAAGGTTTTCTTGATGAAGTGAACAACCTGTTACAAAAAGGCATTCAGGATACCCAATCAATGCGGGCGATCGGGTATCGTGAACTTCAAGGTTATCTAGAAGGAAAAATGTCATATGAAGAAGCAGTAGAAGCCATTAAAAAAAGTACGCGCAACTATGCAAAACGTCAAATGACTTACTTTAGAAATAAACTTGATATTATTTGGTTTGATGCAGAACGAGGTACAAAAGAAATTTTGAAAGAAATTTCAATTATTTTGAAGGATTTTCAAGTTTTGCAACGAAATAGATAG
- a CDS encoding trimeric intracellular cation channel family protein — protein sequence MAWDVFSFIGTVAFAISGAIIAMEEEYDLLGVYILGTVTAFGGGALRNLLIGLPPTALWSQGLLFQVAIVSITIIFLFPNHLITHWERWGTYFDAVGLSAFAIQGALFAVELELPISAVIVAAVLTGSGGGIIRDLLAGRRPLVFRREIYAVWAVLGGLFVGLGLFKYDFALYLLLVVLTSLRILSLIYHWTLPVKSIAKK from the coding sequence TTGGCTTGGGATGTCTTCAGTTTTATTGGGACAGTTGCATTTGCAATTTCAGGTGCGATTATTGCGATGGAAGAAGAATATGATTTGTTAGGTGTTTATATATTAGGGACAGTAACTGCATTTGGTGGAGGGGCCCTTAGAAATTTGCTTATCGGCCTTCCACCTACAGCCTTATGGAGTCAAGGACTTTTATTTCAAGTCGCAATTGTTTCAATTACCATCATTTTTTTATTTCCTAATCATTTAATCACCCATTGGGAACGCTGGGGCACTTATTTTGATGCAGTTGGCCTTTCAGCATTTGCTATACAAGGTGCTTTGTTCGCAGTTGAATTGGAACTTCCAATTAGCGCGGTCATTGTCGCTGCCGTTTTAACTGGTTCGGGTGGTGGAATCATTCGGGATTTACTAGCAGGCAGACGGCCACTGGTCTTTAGGAGAGAAATTTATGCTGTTTGGGCAGTGTTAGGGGGATTATTCGTCGGTCTCGGCTTATTTAAATATGATTTTGCCTTATATCTTTTACTTGTCGTGTTGACTTCTCTTCGAATTTTGTCTTTAATTTACCACTGGACACTTCCTGTCAAATCGATTGCCAAAAAATAA